One stretch of Janibacter limosus DNA includes these proteins:
- a CDS encoding cold-shock protein, producing the protein MAQGTVKWFNAEKGFGFIAQDGGGPDVFVHYSAIDTTGYRSLDEAQRVEFEITQGPKGPQAESVRPV; encoded by the coding sequence ATGGCACAGGGCACCGTTAAGTGGTTCAACGCTGAGAAGGGCTTTGGCTTCATCGCCCAGGACGGCGGAGGCCCCGACGTGTTCGTTCACTACTCCGCAATCGACACGACCGGCTACCGGTCGCTCGACGAGGCGCAGCGCGTCGAGTTCGAGATCACCCAGGGCCCCAAGGGCCCGCAGGCTGAGAGCGTCCGTCCCGTCTGA
- a CDS encoding (Fe-S)-binding protein, whose product MSALQIVAIVIGVGITIVGWGLLARAVKHFLTVFKLAQPTQGERTNSPGARLATLFREFLGHTRMSRLPIVAVAHWVTMISFGVLFLTLVQATGQLFDPHFVIPFISTFFLYEWVSEFFAMAGIITIVMLMVIRQKNHPRSADGDEGRKSRFFGSTFWQAYYVELTILGVGVCIALLRGMERALLLNTGETAHASLFHFPLTGWIGSLFSGMSVGALETGIIVVALIKLVISYAWMITISINPTMGVAWHRFLAFFNIYFKRHADGRTSLGELQPMMVGGKPFSMESMEEMDEDMTLGVGKVEDFTWKGLLDFSTCTECGRCQSQCPAWNTEKPLSPKLLMMTLRDHAHSKAPYLAAAQGVSGVLSSPGGTRAQTAHGAVALAGPPMQSGADAAVSVEEPPVIDWGQMALIGQTGYDPENPLSAYNPHGPDAVIDEDVLWSCTTCGACVEQCPVDIEHVDHIVDMRRYQNLIESAFPSELGGLFKKLESKGNPWGMGAKARMDWAKDLPFSVKVLGEDVESADDVDYLFWVGCAGAYEDRAKKTSRAVAELLDHAGVDFAILGNGETCTGDSARRAGNEVLFQMLAEQNVATLNEVGATKIVVTCAHCFNTIKNEYPQLGGNYEVLHHTQLLNRLVREKKIVPVNRAEAPRRSSNKDVASTGPSVTYHDPCYLGRHNNVYAPPRELISALPGVELKEMERSKEKSFCCGAGGARMWMEEQLGSRINLNRTEEAIATGADRIAVGCPFCRVMLSDGLTAKQSEGASEDIEVVDVAQMLLASIKEATVPTKAAPTESEEQAEAEPKTAVPAPAEAAEPTTEQAEAKGDEAPAATPAAKNAAPSWETGAAVAGAGAVGAGAAAAAASSDDSAAKNAAPSWENDSAAKNAAPSWETGAAAPAAEEPKAEESRAEASAAAEDSPAAKNAAPSWETGSAAEKNAAPSWETNAAAPAAEAPKAEATAPAEDSPAAKNAAPSWETGSAAEKNAAPSWETGAAAPAAEAPKAEAAAADDSVAAKNAAPSWETGAPAAPAVTEAPAAEETPAQEPVADEPAAEVTPNEAATPAEAPAAEATPTEAPAAEETTAPAAAPTGDSDLAAKNAAPSWETGAPAAAAPAATEAPAVEEPKVEEPKVEETPAQEPVTDEPAAEATPAEAPTAETEAPATESAAQATEEPSEAEASAPVEQATPPATTGDLSDLAKKNANPSWE is encoded by the coding sequence ATGTCTGCCCTCCAGATCGTCGCGATAGTCATCGGGGTCGGGATCACCATCGTCGGATGGGGCCTGCTCGCCCGCGCCGTCAAGCATTTCCTGACCGTCTTCAAGCTCGCCCAACCCACGCAGGGCGAACGCACCAACTCCCCGGGAGCGCGTCTGGCGACACTCTTCCGCGAGTTCCTCGGCCACACCCGCATGTCGCGCCTGCCGATCGTGGCGGTCGCGCACTGGGTCACGATGATCTCCTTCGGGGTGCTCTTCCTGACGCTGGTGCAGGCGACGGGGCAGCTGTTCGACCCGCACTTCGTCATCCCCTTCATCAGCACCTTCTTCCTCTACGAGTGGGTCTCCGAGTTCTTCGCCATGGCCGGCATCATCACGATCGTGATGCTGATGGTCATCCGTCAGAAGAACCACCCGCGTTCGGCTGATGGCGACGAGGGCCGCAAGTCCCGGTTCTTCGGGTCGACCTTCTGGCAGGCCTACTACGTCGAGCTGACGATCCTCGGCGTCGGCGTCTGCATCGCGCTGCTGCGCGGCATGGAGCGCGCGCTGCTGCTCAACACCGGCGAGACCGCGCACGCGTCGCTCTTCCACTTCCCGCTGACCGGCTGGATCGGTTCGCTCTTCTCCGGCATGTCCGTCGGTGCGCTCGAGACCGGGATCATCGTCGTCGCGCTGATCAAGCTGGTCATCTCCTACGCGTGGATGATCACCATCTCGATCAACCCGACGATGGGTGTCGCCTGGCACCGCTTCCTCGCGTTCTTCAACATCTACTTCAAGCGGCACGCCGACGGCCGCACCTCCCTGGGTGAGCTGCAGCCGATGATGGTCGGTGGCAAGCCCTTCTCCATGGAGTCCATGGAGGAGATGGACGAGGACATGACCCTCGGCGTGGGCAAGGTCGAGGACTTCACCTGGAAGGGCCTGCTCGACTTCTCCACCTGCACCGAGTGCGGCCGCTGCCAGAGCCAGTGCCCCGCGTGGAACACCGAGAAGCCGCTCTCCCCCAAGCTGCTGATGATGACGCTGCGCGATCACGCGCACTCCAAGGCTCCGTACCTGGCGGCCGCGCAGGGCGTCTCCGGCGTCCTGTCCTCCCCGGGCGGCACCCGTGCGCAGACCGCCCACGGGGCCGTCGCCCTGGCCGGACCCCCGATGCAGAGCGGCGCCGACGCCGCGGTCTCCGTCGAGGAGCCGCCCGTCATCGACTGGGGCCAGATGGCTCTCATCGGGCAGACCGGCTACGACCCGGAGAACCCGCTGTCGGCGTACAACCCGCACGGTCCTGACGCCGTCATCGACGAGGACGTCCTGTGGTCCTGCACCACCTGTGGCGCCTGCGTCGAGCAGTGCCCGGTCGACATCGAGCACGTCGACCACATCGTCGACATGCGTCGCTACCAGAACCTCATCGAGTCGGCCTTCCCGAGCGAGCTCGGGGGCCTGTTCAAGAAGCTCGAGTCCAAGGGCAACCCGTGGGGCATGGGCGCCAAGGCCCGCATGGACTGGGCGAAGGACCTTCCCTTCTCCGTCAAGGTGCTCGGCGAGGACGTCGAGTCGGCCGATGACGTCGACTACCTCTTCTGGGTCGGCTGCGCCGGCGCCTACGAGGACCGGGCCAAGAAGACCTCGCGCGCCGTGGCCGAGCTGCTCGACCACGCGGGTGTCGACTTCGCGATCCTGGGCAACGGCGAGACCTGCACCGGCGACTCCGCTCGCCGCGCGGGCAACGAGGTGCTCTTCCAGATGCTCGCGGAGCAGAATGTCGCGACGCTCAACGAGGTCGGCGCGACCAAGATCGTCGTCACCTGCGCGCACTGCTTCAACACGATCAAGAACGAGTACCCGCAGCTGGGCGGCAACTACGAGGTGCTGCACCACACGCAGCTGCTCAACCGCCTGGTCCGCGAGAAGAAGATCGTCCCGGTCAACCGTGCGGAGGCTCCGCGCCGCTCCAGCAACAAGGACGTCGCCTCCACCGGCCCGTCGGTGACCTACCACGACCCCTGCTACCTGGGCCGTCACAACAACGTCTACGCCCCGCCCCGTGAGCTCATCTCCGCCCTGCCCGGGGTCGAGCTCAAGGAGATGGAGCGCTCCAAGGAGAAGTCCTTCTGCTGTGGCGCCGGTGGCGCTCGCATGTGGATGGAGGAGCAGCTCGGGTCGCGGATCAACCTCAACCGCACCGAGGAGGCCATCGCGACCGGCGCCGACCGGATCGCCGTCGGCTGCCCCTTCTGCCGCGTCATGCTCAGCGACGGCCTGACGGCCAAGCAGTCCGAGGGCGCGTCCGAGGACATCGAGGTCGTCGACGTCGCGCAGATGCTGCTCGCGTCGATCAAGGAGGCCACGGTCCCGACCAAGGCCGCCCCGACCGAGTCCGAGGAGCAGGCCGAGGCCGAGCCCAAGACCGCTGTCCCAGCTCCGGCCGAGGCTGCCGAGCCCACCACCGAGCAGGCAGAGGCGAAGGGGGACGAGGCCCCGGCCGCGACCCCTGCCGCCAAGAACGCCGCCCCCTCCTGGGAGACCGGCGCTGCTGTCGCCGGCGCGGGCGCCGTGGGAGCAGGAGCTGCGGCTGCTGCTGCGTCCTCCGACGACAGCGCTGCGAAGAACGCGGCTCCGTCGTGGGAGAACGACTCCGCGGCCAAGAACGCTGCTCCCTCGTGGGAGACCGGCGCTGCGGCTCCAGCTGCCGAGGAGCCGAAGGCGGAGGAGTCCAGGGCCGAGGCCAGCGCTGCGGCTGAGGACTCCCCGGCTGCCAAGAACGCCGCACCCTCCTGGGAGACCGGTTCGGCCGCCGAGAAGAACGCCGCACCCTCCTGGGAGACCAACGCTGCCGCCCCGGCTGCCGAAGCCCCCAAGGCCGAGGCCACCGCCCCGGCTGAGGACTCCCCGGCCGCCAAGAACGCTGCTCCCTCCTGGGAGACCGGTTCGGCCGCCGAGAAGAACGCCGCACCCTCCTGGGAGACCGGCGCTGCTGCTCCGGCTGCCGAAGCCCCCAAGGCTGAGGCCGCCGCGGCAGACGACTCTGTCGCTGCCAAGAACGCCGCTCCTTCCTGGGAGACCGGCGCTCCCGCTGCCCCGGCCGTGACCGAGGCACCCGCGGCCGAGGAGACCCCGGCGCAGGAGCCCGTCGCTGACGAGCCTGCCGCTGAGGTCACCCCGAATGAGGCCGCCACCCCGGCCGAGGCTCCTGCCGCCGAGGCCACCCCGACCGAGGCACCTGCCGCCGAGGAGACGACCGCCCCCGCGGCCGCACCCACCGGCGACAGCGACCTGGCAGCCAAGAACGCCGCTCCCTCGTGGGAGACCGGCGCTCCCGCCGCAGCCGCCCCGGCAGCAACCGAGGCACCCGCGGTCGAGGAGCCCAAGGTCGAGGAGCCCAAGGTCGAGGAGACCCCGGCGCAGGAGCCCGTCACGGACGAGCCTGCCGCCGAGGCCACCCCGGCCGAGGCACCCACCGCGGAGACCGAGGCACCCGCCACGGAGTCCGCAGCGCAGGCCACCGAGGAGCCCTCCGAGGCCGAGGCGTCCGCCCCGGTCGAGCAGGCCACTCCCCCGGCCACGACCGGCGACCTCTCGGACCTCGCGAAGAAGAACGCGAACCCGTCCTGGGAGTGA
- a CDS encoding tyrosine-type recombinase/integrase, with protein sequence MSRRANGEGSIYQRKDGRWTGAVYVLNRDGGRQRRQVYGRTRGEVAGKVADLLSLNRKHIPAAPVEVTVQQYAQSWLERLGSSGLKPATVSNYRWVLDRHVLPNIGRQRLVALSPQHVRTLLLAVSESGVSARTVQLSRAVLRSMLADAERDQLIHRNVAALVKGPRVERQEVVPWTADEAGQFLTSLEGHRLRPLFAVGVALGLRKGELLALRWQDVDLDVGALRVRATVQRLGKGVGLVTGSPKTARSRRTLPLPQVLVDALREHRTAQALEREEATSWHDAGLVFTTSKGTMIEPRNLNRFLDEAIARAGLRRIRFHDLRHTCASLLLAQGVSPRVVMEVLGHSQMSMTTDLYGHVMPSSLRSAADALDGVFG encoded by the coding sequence ATGAGCCGGCGGGCCAACGGCGAAGGGTCGATCTACCAGCGCAAGGACGGACGCTGGACCGGCGCCGTCTACGTGTTGAACCGCGATGGTGGCCGGCAGCGACGGCAGGTCTACGGCAGGACCCGCGGTGAGGTGGCCGGCAAGGTGGCAGACCTGCTCAGCCTGAACCGGAAGCACATCCCGGCCGCGCCGGTCGAGGTGACGGTGCAGCAGTACGCGCAGTCGTGGCTCGAACGGCTCGGTTCGTCGGGGCTCAAGCCCGCAACGGTCAGCAACTACCGCTGGGTCCTCGACCGGCATGTCCTGCCGAACATCGGCCGTCAACGCCTGGTCGCGCTGTCCCCTCAACATGTGCGGACCTTGCTACTGGCCGTCTCGGAGTCCGGTGTCTCGGCCCGCACGGTGCAGCTGAGTCGCGCGGTGCTGCGCTCGATGCTCGCGGATGCCGAGCGTGATCAGCTGATCCATCGCAACGTCGCGGCGCTGGTCAAGGGACCTCGCGTCGAGAGGCAGGAGGTCGTTCCGTGGACCGCCGACGAGGCGGGTCAGTTCTTGACCTCGCTGGAGGGGCACCGATTGCGTCCACTCTTCGCAGTGGGCGTCGCGCTGGGCCTGCGCAAGGGAGAGCTGCTCGCGCTGCGATGGCAGGACGTCGATCTCGACGTGGGGGCGCTGCGCGTGCGCGCGACGGTCCAGCGGCTCGGCAAGGGCGTGGGTCTGGTGACGGGGTCGCCGAAAACGGCACGCAGCCGACGCACCCTGCCACTGCCCCAGGTGCTCGTGGACGCCCTGCGTGAGCACCGGACGGCGCAAGCCCTGGAGCGCGAAGAAGCGACCTCGTGGCACGACGCGGGACTGGTCTTCACGACGTCGAAGGGCACGATGATCGAGCCGCGCAACCTCAACCGCTTCCTCGACGAGGCCATCGCTCGAGCCGGGCTGCGGCGGATTCGCTTCCACGACCTGCGGCACACGTGCGCATCCCTGCTGCTGGCACAAGGAGTCTCGCCGCGCGTGGTGATGGAGGTCCTCGGCCACTCCCAGATGAGCATGACGACGGACCTCTACGGTCACGTCATGCCGTCGTCACTGCGGTCGGCTGCAGATGCTCTCGACGGGGTATTCGGGTGA
- a CDS encoding LCP family protein, translating to MPARVASAQEGTRSARRTQRDSRRALLRRRALKVTGVAAALGVATSVGVAVHLNGNISRVDIAHGSAARPDDVDGALNILVIGSDTREGLGSEYGVGTAEGGPRSDTNLLVHIAADRQSAQVISIPRDSMTKAPTDCADPASTVDNGEVRRWNDNLNKGGPACTVKTLEGLTGVFVDHVAVIDFSGFQSMVDGLGGVDVCLPKPVSDKSAQIELPAGRQRLMGKEALGYVRMRKSLGDGSDLQRIERQQTFMSSMVQEATKTSLLLRPDRLYRFLDAATKSMTADDDLGLRRLTSIASSLKGLGTNKIVFATVPTEPYPADLNRVQWRPEASEALWAAIRDDAPLPGQDKVRTASHKLTVRPSAVTVSVANDTGVSGLARQEVAALSAQGFTASVAGTAPTSSVTGVVVHHAKGDIESARTVAAAYPGAKLKVDKTMAKGDVRLVLGAGARPAEEVPNREGTDPLPAPSVTAPPAPTEVASRTADEDICG from the coding sequence ATGCCTGCGCGTGTAGCGTCCGCGCAGGAGGGCACGCGCAGCGCACGACGGACGCAGCGAGACAGTCGACGAGCGCTCCTGCGTCGACGGGCACTGAAGGTCACCGGCGTCGCCGCCGCGCTCGGCGTGGCGACGAGTGTCGGGGTCGCGGTCCACCTCAACGGCAACATCTCTCGCGTCGACATCGCGCACGGGTCCGCGGCGCGGCCCGACGACGTCGACGGCGCGCTCAACATCCTCGTCATCGGGTCCGACACCCGCGAGGGGCTCGGCTCGGAGTACGGCGTCGGGACGGCAGAGGGCGGACCCCGCTCCGACACCAACCTGCTGGTCCACATCGCCGCAGACCGTCAGTCGGCGCAGGTCATCTCGATCCCGCGCGACTCGATGACCAAGGCGCCCACCGACTGTGCCGACCCGGCCTCGACGGTCGACAACGGCGAGGTGCGCCGCTGGAACGACAACTTAAACAAGGGCGGTCCCGCCTGCACCGTCAAGACGCTCGAGGGGCTCACCGGCGTCTTCGTCGACCACGTCGCCGTCATCGACTTCAGCGGCTTCCAGTCGATGGTCGACGGGCTCGGCGGGGTCGACGTGTGCCTGCCCAAGCCGGTGTCCGACAAGAGCGCTCAGATCGAGCTGCCGGCCGGCCGGCAGCGGCTGATGGGCAAGGAGGCGCTGGGCTACGTGCGCATGCGCAAGAGCCTCGGGGACGGCTCGGACCTGCAGCGGATCGAGCGCCAGCAGACCTTCATGTCGTCCATGGTGCAGGAGGCGACCAAGACCTCGCTGCTGCTGCGCCCGGACCGGCTCTACCGATTCCTCGACGCAGCGACGAAGTCGATGACCGCCGACGACGACCTGGGTCTGCGGCGGCTGACGTCGATCGCTTCCAGCCTCAAGGGCCTTGGGACCAACAAGATCGTCTTCGCAACCGTGCCCACCGAGCCGTACCCGGCAGATCTCAACCGGGTGCAGTGGCGACCCGAGGCATCCGAGGCGCTCTGGGCCGCGATCCGCGACGACGCCCCCCTTCCCGGGCAGGACAAGGTGCGCACGGCGAGCCACAAGCTCACCGTCCGCCCGTCCGCGGTCACGGTGAGCGTCGCCAACGACACGGGCGTCTCCGGGCTGGCCCGGCAGGAGGTCGCCGCGCTCTCTGCGCAGGGCTTCACGGCGAGCGTCGCCGGCACTGCCCCGACGTCCTCCGTCACCGGTGTCGTCGTCCACCACGCGAAGGGCGACATCGAGAGCGCACGCACCGTCGCCGCCGCGTACCCGGGCGCCAAGCTCAAGGTCGACAAGACCATGGCGAAGGGGGATGTCCGCCTGGTCCTCGGCGCCGGCGCTCGCCCTGCCGAGGAGGTCCCCAACCGCGAGGGCACGGACCCGCTCCCCGCGCCCTCGGTCACCGCCCCGCCGGCACCCACCGAGGTCGCCAGCCGCACCGCCGACGAGGACATCTGCGGCTGA
- a CDS encoding protoporphyrinogen oxidase: MSKLSFLLSASVGYVLGARAGRKRYEQIRSGANQLWRSQPVQSQVASAKHAATTKAAPAALGAVSTAASVASERMRAGASKVKSDPQRDVASAVTADSQGPATYPLGEGPTPA; the protein is encoded by the coding sequence ATGTCGAAGTTGTCCTTCCTCCTCAGCGCCAGCGTCGGATACGTGCTGGGCGCGCGGGCGGGCCGGAAGCGGTACGAGCAGATCCGCTCCGGCGCCAACCAGCTCTGGAGGTCGCAGCCCGTCCAGAGCCAGGTTGCCTCCGCCAAGCACGCTGCCACGACCAAGGCGGCCCCGGCGGCCCTCGGCGCCGTGAGCACTGCCGCCTCGGTTGCGAGCGAAAGGATGCGTGCCGGGGCCAGCAAGGTCAAGAGCGACCCGCAGCGCGACGTCGCGAGCGCGGTCACCGCCGACTCCCAAGGCCCGGCGACCTACCCGCTGGGCGAGGGTCCGACGCCGGCGTAG
- the cysK gene encoding cysteine synthase A: MPIYEDATKLVGRTPLVRINRIIESEATVAAKLEFYSPASSVKDRIGTAIIDAAEASGELKPGGTIVEATSGNTGIALAMVGAARGYKVVLAMPETMSKERRALLRAYGAELILTEGPKGMKGAVDKAEEIANERGAVQAKQFANEANPAIHEKTTGPEIWDDTDGKVDILISGIGTGGTITGAGRYLRSKKSDVQIIAVEPAESAILNGGAPGPHKIQGLGANFVPEILDTEIYNEVIDIDAPTAMEWARKSATDEGLLVGISSGAALAAADQVARRPENAGKTIVVIIPSFGERYLSTPLFEGLLD; the protein is encoded by the coding sequence TTGCCCATCTACGAAGACGCCACGAAGCTTGTCGGCCGTACCCCTCTGGTGCGGATCAACCGCATCATCGAGTCGGAGGCCACCGTCGCCGCGAAGCTCGAGTTCTACAGCCCGGCCAGCTCCGTCAAGGACCGCATCGGCACCGCCATCATCGACGCCGCAGAGGCATCGGGTGAGCTCAAGCCCGGCGGCACGATCGTCGAGGCCACCTCGGGCAACACGGGTATCGCCCTGGCGATGGTCGGCGCGGCACGCGGCTACAAGGTCGTCCTCGCCATGCCCGAGACGATGTCCAAGGAGCGTCGTGCGCTCCTGCGCGCCTACGGTGCCGAGCTGATCCTCACCGAGGGCCCCAAGGGCATGAAGGGTGCGGTGGACAAGGCCGAGGAGATCGCCAACGAGCGCGGCGCCGTCCAGGCCAAGCAGTTCGCCAACGAGGCCAACCCGGCCATCCACGAGAAGACCACGGGCCCGGAGATCTGGGACGACACCGACGGCAAGGTCGACATCCTCATCTCGGGCATCGGCACCGGCGGCACCATCACCGGCGCGGGCCGCTACCTGCGCTCGAAGAAGTCCGACGTCCAGATCATCGCCGTCGAGCCCGCCGAGTCCGCGATCCTCAACGGCGGCGCACCCGGCCCGCACAAGATCCAGGGCCTCGGCGCCAACTTCGTCCCGGAGATCCTCGACACCGAGATCTACAACGAGGTCATCGACATCGACGCCCCCACCGCGATGGAGTGGGCCCGCAAGTCGGCCACCGACGAGGGCCTGCTCGTCGGCATCTCCTCCGGTGCCGCCCTCGCGGCCGCCGACCAGGTGGCGCGTCGCCCGGAGAACGCCGGCAAGACGATCGTCGTCATCATCCCGAGCTTCGGCGAGCGCTACCTCTCGACGCCGCTCTTCGAGGGACTCCTCGACTGA
- a CDS encoding protealysin inhibitor emfourin, with protein MTRCSIVPPHVLAALARSAQAQPALVAARTLAIDATLRHSRTPVGSRPSLVPSEVTPDQGPRRTIHDAHGSEDLPGAVVRSEGEPPSDDPAVDEAYDGLGLTWELWAREYGRNSLDGAGMPLVATVHYAQDYDNAFWDGAQMVFGDGDGEIFTRFTASLDVIGHELAHGVTEHTAALVYRGQPGALNEHVSDVFGVLVKQRHLGQSADEADWLIGAELLTASVQGQALRSMAAPGTAYDDPRMGKDPQPAHMDDFVRTSDDNGGVHINSGIPNKAFHLAATAIGGPAWEATGLIWCDVLTGEIATDCDFATFAALTVAAAQARYGEGSTQAAAVADDWQQVGVVAGEGGSAPAEETPADEGALLRLSRSGGVAGLSRSRELSLGELPAPDARAFRSLIEGPQLPRLAAEGTSRPDALCYGLRCERPELDVQVAESVLPRATRSLFERTLRREG; from the coding sequence ATGACCCGGTGCAGCATCGTCCCCCCGCACGTCCTCGCCGCACTCGCCCGCTCCGCGCAGGCGCAGCCGGCCCTCGTCGCCGCGCGCACGCTGGCCATCGACGCCACCCTGCGCCATTCCCGCACCCCGGTGGGTTCCCGCCCTTCGCTGGTCCCCTCGGAGGTCACCCCCGATCAGGGACCGCGTCGCACCATCCATGACGCGCACGGCAGCGAGGACCTGCCCGGCGCCGTCGTGCGCAGCGAAGGCGAGCCGCCCTCCGACGACCCGGCCGTCGACGAGGCCTACGACGGTCTCGGGCTCACCTGGGAGCTGTGGGCACGCGAGTACGGCCGCAACTCCCTCGACGGGGCGGGGATGCCGCTGGTGGCCACCGTCCACTACGCACAGGACTACGACAACGCCTTCTGGGACGGCGCCCAGATGGTCTTCGGCGACGGCGACGGCGAGATCTTCACCCGCTTCACCGCGAGCCTCGACGTCATCGGGCACGAGCTGGCCCACGGGGTCACCGAGCACACCGCCGCACTCGTCTACCGCGGTCAGCCCGGGGCGCTCAACGAGCACGTCTCCGATGTCTTCGGTGTCCTCGTCAAGCAGCGCCATCTGGGCCAGTCGGCGGACGAGGCCGACTGGCTCATCGGCGCCGAGCTGCTCACCGCCTCGGTCCAGGGGCAGGCGCTGCGCTCCATGGCGGCACCCGGTACCGCCTACGACGACCCGCGCATGGGCAAGGACCCGCAGCCGGCGCACATGGACGACTTCGTGCGCACGAGCGACGACAACGGCGGGGTGCACATCAACTCGGGCATCCCCAACAAGGCCTTCCATCTGGCCGCCACCGCCATCGGTGGCCCGGCGTGGGAGGCGACCGGCCTCATCTGGTGCGATGTTCTCACGGGCGAGATCGCGACGGACTGCGACTTCGCGACCTTCGCGGCGCTCACGGTGGCTGCCGCGCAGGCCCGGTACGGCGAGGGCTCGACGCAGGCTGCGGCGGTGGCCGACGACTGGCAGCAGGTGGGCGTCGTCGCTGGCGAAGGGGGGAGCGCCCCCGCCGAGGAGACTCCCGCGGACGAGGGTGCGCTGCTGCGTCTCAGTCGCTCGGGTGGCGTCGCCGGCCTGAGCCGATCGCGTGAGCTGAGCCTGGGAGAGCTGCCGGCGCCTGATGCCCGCGCCTTCCGCTCCCTCATCGAGGGGCCGCAGCTGCCTCGTCTGGCCGCGGAGGGGACCTCGCGCCCCGACGCCCTCTGCTACGGACTGCGGTGCGAGCGACCGGAGCTCGACGTGCAGGTCGCCGAGAGCGTCCTGCCGCGGGCGACGCGCAGCCTCTTCGAGCGGACGCTGCGCCGGGAGGGCTGA
- the cysE gene encoding serine O-acetyltransferase has product MSSHLPIRATIREDLAAAMERDPAATSRWVVLLTSAGLHAIWLHRVAHRWWMRPGWRWPARLLAYVSRSVTGIEIHPGAHIGRRFFIDHGMGVVIGETAIVGDDVMLFHGVTLGGTSGQRVKRHPTLGDKVMVGAGAKILGDIHVGSNVKVGANSVVVKDVPTGAVATGIPALYRFPQLEVGGPSAEDLMYADPAIFI; this is encoded by the coding sequence GTGTCCTCCCATCTGCCGATCCGCGCCACGATCCGTGAGGACCTTGCCGCGGCCATGGAGCGCGACCCCGCCGCCACCTCGCGGTGGGTCGTGCTCCTCACCTCTGCCGGTCTGCACGCCATCTGGCTGCACCGGGTCGCCCACCGCTGGTGGATGCGTCCCGGCTGGCGATGGCCCGCCCGCCTGCTCGCCTATGTCTCGCGGTCCGTCACCGGCATCGAGATCCACCCGGGCGCACACATCGGCCGGCGCTTCTTCATCGACCACGGGATGGGTGTCGTCATCGGCGAGACCGCGATCGTGGGCGACGACGTCATGCTCTTCCACGGCGTGACCCTCGGCGGCACGTCCGGCCAGCGCGTCAAGCGTCACCCCACGCTCGGCGACAAGGTCATGGTCGGTGCCGGGGCAAAGATCCTCGGCGACATCCACGTGGGGAGCAATGTCAAGGTCGGCGCCAACTCGGTCGTCGTCAAGGACGTGCCCACCGGCGCGGTCGCAACCGGCATCCCGGCGTTGTACCGCTTCCCCCAGCTGGAGGTGGGCGGCCCGTCGGCCGAGGACCTGATGTACGCCGACCCGGCGATCTTCATCTGA
- the aroQ gene encoding type II 3-dehydroquinate dehydratase, which yields MSPAPTLVVLNGPNLNLLGEREPDVYGHETLADVEALCRTRTDELGWRLDFRQTNHEGVMIDAIHEVRASAVGLVVNAGGWTHTSVAIRDALAAVRAPVIEVHISDVHAREAFRHFSYITDVSDEVIVGRGVRGYAEAIDAVGERVREG from the coding sequence GTGAGCCCAGCACCCACCCTCGTCGTCCTCAACGGCCCCAACCTCAACCTGCTCGGTGAGCGAGAGCCTGATGTCTACGGCCACGAGACGCTGGCCGACGTCGAGGCCCTGTGCCGGACCCGCACCGACGAGCTGGGGTGGCGCCTCGACTTCCGCCAGACCAACCACGAGGGCGTCATGATCGACGCGATCCACGAGGTGCGCGCCAGCGCGGTCGGACTCGTCGTCAACGCCGGCGGCTGGACGCACACCTCGGTCGCGATCCGCGACGCGCTGGCCGCCGTGCGAGCGCCGGTGATCGAGGTGCACATCTCGGATGTCCATGCGAGAGAGGCCTTCCGGCACTTCTCGTACATCACTGACGTGTCTGACGAGGTCATCGTCGGACGAGGAGTCAGGGGCTACGCCGAGGCCATCGACGCCGTGGGCGAGCGGGTCCGCGAGGGGTGA
- a CDS encoding helix-turn-helix domain-containing protein, with the protein MTMPEKLLMTVAEAAEVLNVGKSAVYDLIRMNRLPSVKIGRLRRIPVSAVHEYVAAVSDDWSRA; encoded by the coding sequence ATGACCATGCCAGAGAAGCTGTTGATGACGGTGGCCGAGGCGGCCGAGGTGCTGAACGTCGGAAAGTCCGCGGTCTATGACCTGATTCGGATGAACCGACTGCCCAGCGTGAAGATCGGTCGACTGCGTCGCATCCCGGTCTCCGCGGTTCACGAGTACGTGGCCGCGGTCTCCGACGATTGGTCCAGGGCATGA